Within Streptomyces antibioticus, the genomic segment GAAGGCCGTCGAACTCTTCGCGAACGACGGCGACCACCAGCGGTCCTACGTCCTCAACCTCATCGGCATGGCCACCGTCCACCTTCTGCGCCGCGAGCCCGAGCACAGCGCCACCCTCGCCGAGCAGGCCATGAGGGAGGCCAAGAAGGTCCGCTCCGAGCGCGTCAACACTCGTATCCGAAAGACGGTCGACACCGCCGTCCGCGAGTTCGGTGAGCTGTCCGAGGTCGTCGACCTCACCGAGCGGCTCGCCATCGAACTCCCGGAGACCGCCGAAGCCGTCTGAACCGCACCTCCACCGAGGAAAACCCGAGAACCCCGGCCGCGGCCGGCCTTCCCGAACCGCCCGACTCGGCTCCCCCGTGCCAGGTCATCGGAAGGCCGACCGCGGCCGGTTTGCATCCCTCGGAGAAGGTTGCGCCACGATAACGATCCGCTCGGCGGACATCACCCAGTTCACCGACGCGTAACGCACCGGGTGCCTTCGTCACGACGGCGAAACAACGAGGGGCGTCCACCGAAACCGCGCTGCGTCAATCTCATGGCGCATAACCGGCCCACCCCCTCACAACCCGCTCTGGCTATGCCCGCACGGGGCCGCACCTACGACGAGGAGACGCCGATGGCATCAGCCATCACGCTTGCGGCGGACGCACCCACGCTGTCGTCCGCGAACACAGGCTTCATGCTCATCTGTTCCGCCCTGGTGATGCTGATGACACCGGGCCTCGCCTTCTTCTACGGAGGCATGGTCCGCGTCAAGAGCACCCTGAACATGCTGATGATGAGCTTCATCAGCCTCGGCATCGTCACCATCCTGTGGGTGCTGTACGGGTTCTCCCTCGCGTTCGGCACCGACTCCGGCAGCGTCATCGGCTGGAACTCCGACTGGGTCGGCCTCAGCAACATCGGCCTGACCGAGCTGTGGGACGGCTACACCATCCCGGTGTTCGTCTTCCTCATCTTCCAGATGATGTTCGCCATCCTCACGCCCGCCCTGATCAGCGGCGCCCTGGCCGACCGCGTCAAGTTCACCGCCTGGGCCCTGTTCATCGCCCTGTGGGTCACCGTCGTCTACTTCCCCGTCGCCCACTGGGTCTGGGGCGCCGGCGGCTGGGCCTACGAACTCGGCGTCATCGACTTCGCGGGCGGTACGGCCGTCCACATCAACGCCGGTGCCGCCGCCCTCGGCGTCATCCTGGTCATCGGCAAGCGCGTCGGCTTCAAGAAGGACCCGATGCGCCCGCACAGCCTCCCGCTGGTCATGCTCGGCGCCGCCCTGCTGTGGTTCGGCTGGTTCGGCTTCAACGCCGGCTCGTGGCTCGGCAACGACGACGGCGTCGGCGCGCTGATGTTCGTCAACACCCAGGTCGCCACCGGCGCCGCCGTCCTCGGCTGGCTCATCTACGAGAAGATCCGCCACGGCGCCTTCACCACGCTGGGCGCCGCCTCCGGCGCGGTCTCCGGCCTCGTCGCCATCACCCCGGCCGGCGGCGCCGTCTCCCCGCTCGGCGCGATCGCCGTCGGCGCCATCGCCGGTGTCCTGTGCGCCGCGGCCGTCGGCCTCAAGTACAAGTTCGGCTACGACGACTCCCTCGACGTGGTCGGCGTCCACCTCGTCGGCGGTGTCATCGGCTCCCTGCTGATCGGCTTCTTCGCCACCGGCAAGGGCCAGTCCGACGTCGAGGGCCTCTTCTACGGCGGCGGCCTCGACCAGTTCTGGAAGCAGTGCGCCGGAGTCTTCGGTGTCCTCGCCTACTCCCTGGTCGTCTCCGCGATCATCGCCTTCCTCCTGCACAAGACGATCGGGATGCGGGTCTCCGAGGACGAGGAAGTGGCGGGCATCGACCAGGCCGAGCACGCCGAGACCGCATACGACTTCAGCGGTGCCGGTGGTGGCGCCGCCCGCACGACCGCCGTCCCGGCCCCGGTGGCCGACGCGAGCAAGAAGGTGGACGCATGAAGCTCATCACCGCCGTCGTCAAGCCCCACCGGCTCGACGAGATCAAGGAAGCCCTCCAGGCGTTCGGCGTCCACGGCCTGACGGTCACCGAGGCCAGCGGCTACGGCCGGCAGCGGGGACACACCGAGGTCTACCGCGGTGCCGAGTACACCGTCGACCTCGTGCCCAAGATCCGCATAGAGGTCCTGGCCGAGGACGACGACGCCGAACAGCTCATCGACGTCATCGTCAAGGCCGCCCGCACCGGCAAGATCGGTGACGGCAAGGTCTGGTCCCTCCCGGTCGAGACCGCCGTACGGGTCCGCACCGGCGAGCGCGGCCCGGACGCGCTCTGACCGCAGAACAGAACAGGAGTCGCTGGGTGACGAGTACGGACATGCGCAACGATGCAGAGGACTCGGGACCCAGCGGCTACGCGGCGGCCCGGCTGCGCCTCCTCACCGAGGAGGCGCGGTCCGGGCCGCCGCGCCGTGCGGCCCTGTCCCGGCTCACCGACGAATGGCTGACCGGCCTCTTCACCGCCGGCGCCGAGGACCTGCGCGGCGTCTCCCTCGTCGCCGTCGGCGGCTACGGCCGCGGTGAACTCTCCCCCCGCAGCGACCTCGACCTGCTCCTCCTGCACGACGGCGGGGACGGCAAGGCCGTCGCCGCCCTCGCCGACCGCCTCTGGTACCCCGTCTGGGACCTCGGCCTCGCCCTCGACCACTCCGTCCGCACCCCCGCGGAGGCCCGGAGGACCGCCTCCGAGGACCTCAAGGTCCAGCTCGGCCTGCTCGACGCCCGCCATCTCGCCGGCGACCTCGGACTCACCTCCGCCCTGCGCACCACCGTCCTCGCCGACTGGCGCAACCAGGCCCCCAAACGCCTCCCCGAACTCCAGGAACTCTGCGCCGAACGCGCCGAACGCCAGGGCGAACTCCAGTACCTCCTGGAACCCGACCTCAAGGAGGCCCGCGGCGGCCTCCGCGACGCCACCGCCCTGCGCGCCGTCGCCGCCTCCTGGGTCGCCGACGCCCCCCGCGAGGGCCTCGACGACGCCCGCCGCCGCCTCCTCGACGTCCGCGACGCCCTCCACCTCGCCACCGGCCGCGCCACCGACCGGCTCGCCCTCCAGGAACAGGACCAGGTCGCCGCCGAACTCGGCCTCCTCGACGCCGACACCCTGCTGCGCCAGGTCTACGAGGCCGCCCGCGTCGTGTCGTACGCCAGCGACGTCACCTGGCGCGAAGTCGGCCGCGTGCTGCGCTCCCGCGCCGTACGGCCCCGGCTGCGCGCCATGCTCGGCGGCGGCAAACCCGTCGCCGAACGCTCCCCGCTCGCCGAAGGCGTCGTCGAACAGGACGGCGAGGTCGTGCTCGCCCGCGCCGCCCGCCCCGAACGCGACCCCGTGCTCCCGCTGCGCGCCGCGGCCGCCGCAGCCCAGGCCGGCCTCCCGCTCTCCCTGCACGCCGTACGCCGCCTCGCCGCCACCGTGCGCCCGCTGCCCACCCCCTGGCCCGCCGAGGCCCGCGAACAGCTCGTCACCCTGCTCGGCTCAGGACCGCCCACCATCGAGGTCTGGGAAGCCCTGGAGGCCGAGGGACTCATCACCCGCCTGCTGCCCGACTGGGAGCGGGTCCGCTGCCGCCCGCAACGCAACGCCGTCCACATCTGGACCGTCGACCGGCACCTCATCGAGACCGCCGTACGCGCCTCCGAGTTCACCCGCCGGGTCAGCCGCCCCGACCTCCTCCTCGTCGCCGCCCTCCTCCACGACATCGGCAAGGGCTGGCCCGGCGACCACTCGGTGGCCGGCGAGATCATCGTCAAGGACGTCGCCGCCCGCATCGGCTTCGACCGCGCGGACGTCACCGTCCTGTCCACCCTCGTACGGCACCACCTCCTGCTCGTCGAGACCGCCACCCGGCGCGACCTGGAGGACCCCGCCACCGTCCGCTCCGTCGCCGAGGCGGTCGGCTCCCAGAGCACCCTCGAACTGCTGCACGCGCTCACCGAGGCCGACGCCCTGGCCACCGGGCCCGCCGCCTGGTCCACCTGGCGCGCCTCACTCGTCACGGACCTGGTCAAACGCGTCGCCGCGGTCCTCGCCGGGGACGAGCCCGACGAACCCGCCACCGCGGCGGCCACCGCCGAACAGGAACGCCTCGCCATCGAGGCCGTCGCCACCGGCAGCCCGGTGCTCGCCCTGCGCGCCCAGACCGAGCCCCCCGCCGACGACACCGAACAGCCGCCCGGCGACCCCGAACCCCTCGGCGTGGAACTGCTCATCGCCGTACCCGACCGCGAGGGCGTCCTGCCCGCCGTGGCCGGCGTCCTCGCCGTGCACCGCCTCACCGTCCGCACCGCCGAGCTGCGCGCCCTGGACCTGCCCGACGGCGTCGAGGGCTCCGTCCTGCTGCTGAACTGGCGGGTCGCCGCCGAGTACGGCTCCCTGCCCCAGGCCGCCCGGCTGCGCGCCGACCTCGTCCGCGCGCTGGACGGCACCCTGGACATCGCCGGCCGGCTCGCCGAACGCGACGCGGCCTACCCCCGGCGGCGCGGCGTCATCGCGCCCCCGCCCCGGGTCACGGTCGCCCCGGCCGCCTCCCGCCACGCCACGGTGATCGAGGTCCGCGCCCAGGACGCCCCGGGCCTCCTCTTCCGCATCGGCACGGCCCTGGACGACGCGGGCGTGCGCGTCCGCAGCATGCACGTGTCCACGCTGGGCGCGAATGCCGTGGACGCCTTTTACGTCACCGGGAGCGACGGCTCGCCCCTGCCGGGCGAGGAGGCCACGACGGTGGCACGCAAGCTGGAGGAGACGCTGCGGGCGTGACCTTCGCGTCCCCGCCCGCTGATCACAGCAGGCGGGGACGAATTGGTTGCTGAGCCGGATACCCTGGAGGGCAGCCCAGACTGTCGCCGACCCCAAGGACCGACGCCGCCGTGTTCGATACCCTCTCCGATCGCCTCTCAGCGACTTTCAAGAACCTGCGCGGCAAGGGACGGCTCTCCGAGGCGGACATCGACGCCACCGCCCGCGAGATCCGCATCGCGCTGCTCGAAGCCGACGTGGCCCTGCCGGTCGTGCGGACGTTCATCAAGAACGTCAAGGAGCGTGCCCTCGGCTCCGAGGTCTCCAAGGCCCTGAATCCCGCCCAGCAGGTCCTCAAGATCGTCAACGACGAACTGGTGACCATCCTCGGTGGTGAGACCCGTCGTCTGCGGTTCGCCAAGCAGCCGCCCACCGTGATCATGCTGGCCGGTCTCCAGGGTGCCGGTAAGACCACCCTCGCGGGCAAGCTCGGCCGCTGGCTGAAGGAGCAGGGCCACTCGCCGCTGCTCGTCGCCTGCGACCTCCAGCGCCCCAACGCCGTCAACCAGCTCAGCGTGGTCGCCGAGCGGGCCGGCGTGGCCGTCTACGCCCCGCAGCCGGGCAACGGCGTCGGCGACCCGGTCCAGGTCGCCAAGGACTCCATCGAGTTCGCCAAGACCCGGGTCCACGACATTGTCATCGTGGACACCGCCGGCCGCCTCGGTATCGACCAGGAGCTGATGCAGCAGGCCGCGGACATCCGCGACGCCGTCTCGCCCGACGAGATCCTGTTCGTCGTCGACGCGATGATCGGCCAGGACGCCGTCAACACCGCCGAGTCCTTCCGTGACGGCGTCGGCTTCGACGGCGTGGTGCTCTCCAAGCTCGACGGTGACGCCCGCGGTGGTGCGGCGCTGTCGATCCGGCAGATCACCGGCAAGCCGATCATGTTCGCCTCGAACGGCGAGAAGCTCGACGACTTCGACGCCTTCCACCCGGACCGGATGGCCTCCCGCATCCTCGACATGGGTGACCTGCTCACCCTGATCGAGCAGGCGGAGAAGACGTTCAGCCAGGAAGAGGCCGAGAAGATGGCCTCCAAGCTGGCGTCCAAGAAGGGCCAGGACTTCACCCTGGACGACTTCCTGGCCCAGATGGAGCAGGTCAGGAAGATGGGCAGCATCAGCAAGCTGCTCGGGATGCTGCCCGGTATGGGGCAGATCAAGGACCAGATCAACAACCTCGACGAGCGGGACGTCGACCGCACCGCCGCGATCATCAAGTCGATGACCCCGGGCGAGCGCCAGGACCCGACGATCATCAACGGCTCGCGCCGCGCCCGTATCGCCAAGGGTTCCGGTGTCGAGGTCAGCGCCGTGAAGGGCTTGGTCGAGCGGTTCTTCGAGGCCCGCAAGATGATGTCCCGGATGGCCCAGGGCGGCGGCATGCCGGGTATGCCGGGGATCCCGGGCATGGGCGGCGGCCCGGGCCGGCAGAAGAAGCAGCCGAAGCAGGCCAAGGGCAAGCAGCGCTCGGGCAACCCGATGAAGCGCAAGCAGCAGGAGGAAGAGGCGGCCCGTCGCCGGGAGGCCGGCGCCCAGGGCGGCAACGCGTTCGGGCTGCCGCAGCAGGGCGCCCAGGACTTCGAGCTGCCGGACGAGTTCAAGAAGTTCATGGGCTGACGGTTCAAGAAGTTCATGGGCTGACGGCTTCCGCCGCCCTGGTGTCGCCCCGAGGGCGCTCTCCCCGCGCGGGAGGGCGCCCTCGGCGCGTACGGGGTGGCGTCCTCAGCGCATGCCGACGTACTCCATGTGCCGTAACGTCCAGATATGGGCAATGCCGTGCCACCCCGCAGGGCAGCACCTGACCAGCCGTGGCGCACCGAGGGAACCCCCGAGGAGCCCCCGAGGCGCTCGGGCGGCCGGAGGATGCGCGGCCGGTGGTGGGGGCTCGCCGTCACCGCTGTGATCGTGTTCCTGGCGGTGTACATCGGGTTGAACTATCTCGACAGCGGCGACGAGCCGACGATCTCGTACACGGAGTTCAGCCGGCAGGTCGACGAGGGCAATGTCGAGAAGATCTACTCCAAGGGCGACGCGATCCAGGGGCAGCTAAAGGAGGCCCGGGAGGATCCCGACGGGGACGGTGAGTACACCCGGTTCGAGACGCAGCGTCCGGCGTTCGCGGACGACGACCTCTGGCAGAGCCTGGACCGGCAAGACGTCACGGTGACCGCGCGGCCGGTGGTGCAGCAGCGCGGGCTGCTGCCGAACTTGTTGCTGTCGCTGGTGCCGATCGTGATTCTGGTCGCGGTGTGGATCTTCTTCGCGCGGCGGTTCGGCGGTGGGCCGGGCGGGGCGGGCGGCATGCTCGGCCGGAAGACGCCGCCGAAGCCTGTGGAGTTGCTGCCGGGTACCCAGCGCACGACGTTCGCGGACGTGGCCGGTATCGACGAGGTGAAGGGCGAGCTGGACGACGTCGTGGACTTCCTGGAGCATCCGGACGTCTACCGCAGGATGGGCGCGAAGATGCCGCGCGGGGTGCTGCTGGCGGGGTCGCCGGGCACCGGGAAGACGTTGCTGGCGCGGGCGGTCGCGGGGGAGGCGGGGGTGCCGTTCTTCTCGGCGTCGGCGTCGGAGTTCATCGAGATGATCGTCGGTGTGGGTGCGTCGCGGGTGCGGGAGTTGTTCGCGGAGGCGCGCAAGGTGGCGCCGTCGATCATCTTCATCGACGAGATCGACACCATCGGGCGGGTGCGGGGCGCGGGTGCCTCGGTGAGCGGGCATGACGAGCGGGAGCAGACGCTGAACCAGATCCTGACCGAGATGGACGGCTTCTCCGGCTCGGAGGGTGTCGTGGTGATCGCCGCGACGAACCGTGCGGACATCCTGGATCCGGCGCTGACCCGGCCGGGCCGTTTCGACCGGGTCGTCAATGTGTCGCCGCCGGACCGTGGCGGGCGTGAGGCGATCCTGCGGATCCATACGCGGGACATCCCGCTCTCCGCGGATGTGGACCTGACGCAGGTGGCGCGGACCACGCCGGGTATGACGGGTGCGGATCTGGCCAATCTCGCCAACGAGGCGGCGCTGATCGCGGTCAAGCGCAAGCAGAAGCAGGTGACGGCGTCGGATCTGTCGGAGGCGCTGGAGAAGGTGCAGCTCGGGGCGGAGCGCACGCTGGTGATGCCGGAGGAGGACCGTCGGCGGACCGCGTATCACGAGAGCGGTCACGCGCTGCTGGGGATGCTCCAGACCGGCGCCGATCCGGTTCGCAAGATCACCATCGTGCCGCGCGGCCGGGCGCTGGGCGTGACGCTGTCGACTCCGGAGGTGGAGCGGTACGCGCACTCCGAGGAGTATCTGCGGGGCCGCATCATCGGCGCTCTCGGCGGGATGGCGGCCGAGCACGAGGTGTACGGGGTGGTGACGACGGGTGCGGAGAACGATCTGGAGCAGGTGAGCAACATCGCGCGCGGGATGGTCGCCCGGTGGGGGATGAGCCCGCGGGTGGGCCGGCTCTCCGCGCTGCCGAGCGATGCCCAGCAGGCGTACGGTCTGTCGGCGGCGCCGGCCACGCTCGACGCGATCGACCATGAGATGCGCCGGATCGTGGACGAGTGCTACGAGGAGGCGTGCCGCAAACTCCGGGACCATCGTGCCCAGTTGGACGCGCTGGCCGAGGCGCTGCTGGAGAACGAGACGCTGGAGGAGGCGGAGGCGTACCGCATCGCGGGGATCACCCGGCTGTCCAAGTCGGAGACCTGAGGCGTCCGGTGGGTTTCAGGGGGTCCGGGCTATCAGGTACCGGAAGACGTTGGGCATCCAGACGGTGCCGTCGGGGCGTCGGTAGGGGTGGAGGGCCTCGGTGAGTTCCTTCTCGACCTGGGCCTGGTCCGTGGCGGTGACGGCGGCGTCGAACAGGCCGGTGGAGAGCAGGCCCTTGAGGGCGCTGTCCAGGTCGGCGTAGCCGAAGGGGCAGGCGACCCGGCCCGATCCGTCGGGGCGCAGTCCGGCGCGCTGGGCGACCTCCTCCAGGTCGTCGCGGAGGGCGGGGCGCAGCCGGACCGTGCCGCGGTCCTGTTCGGCGAGTCGGGCCGCGACCCGCAGGACCGCGGTGGTGGCGCAGCGCTCGGGCGGGCCCCAGCCGGTGAGGACCACGGGGGCGCCGCGCCGGGCCAGCGGGGTGGCGGCGGTCAGGAGCGCGGTCAGCGCTTCCGCGTCTCCGGCGACGCGTCCGATGGGTTCGAAGGCGGTGACGAGGGTGTGGGCGGGTGTGCGCGGGTCGGGCCGGTCCGCGGGCAGGCGGTCGGTGAGCCGGATGCCGGTACGCGGGTGTGTGCCGCCGTTGTGCGGGCCGTCCGGCCGGTCGGGCAGGAGCCGCTCGCGGGCGAGGGCGAGGCGGGCGGGGGAGGAGGGCTCGACGCCGGTGAGGGCGGCGCCCCGGGAGGCGGCCATCACCAGGGCGAGTCCGGAGCCGCAGCCGAGGGCGAGGAGCCGGGTCTCCGGTCCCACGTCGAGTCGCTGGTGGACGGCCTCGTAGAGCGGAACGAGCATGCGTTCCTGGATCTCGGACCAGTCACGCGCGCGTGCACCCTGGTCCGCGCGGGGCACCGGCCCCGCGTGAGACAGGTGCTGTCGCACGAGCACAGGTGTCATGGAAAAGCGCCCCAATCCGCCGAGAGAGTCTGTCGCCGTGCCTGAGTTCATGAGTCCTGATCAGGTGCCCCCCGCGCGGTGTCTCGCACCGCCCTCGTATGCCAGGTAACTCCCCGTCCGCGGTCGCGTCCAGGGGTTGCGGGTCCCTGCTTGGGGACGGCATGTGCCTGTGGCGAAAATTCACATTCCGGCAACGCGGGCCCGTACCATCGCGCCATGGCGAAGGCACCCGTTCTCACCCCGCGCGCGGACGACTTTCCGCGCTGGTACCAGGATCTGATCAACAAGGCCGAGCTGGCGGACAACGGTCCGGTGCGCGGCACCATGGTGATCCGACCGTACGGTTACGGGCTGTGGGAGCGGATGCAGGCGGAGATGGACGCCCGCATCAAGGAGACGGGTACCCAGAACGCGTACTTCCCGCTGCTCATCCCGCAGTCGTATCTGGCCCGTGAGGCCGACCATGTGGAGGGTTTCGCGCCGGAGTTGGCCGTGGTGACGCACGGTGGCGGCAAGGAGCTGGAGGAGCCGGCGGTCGTCCGTCCCACCTCCGAGATGATCGTCAACGACTATTTCTCGAAGTGGGTGCAGAGCTACCGCGATCTGCCGCTGCTGATCAACCAGTGGGCCAACGTGGTGCGGTGGGAGCTGCGGCCGCGGCTGTTCCTGCGCACGAGCGAATTCCTCTGGCAGGAGGGGCACACCGCACACGCCACGTACGAGGACGCGCGTGACTTCGCCGCGCACATCCACCGGCGGGTCTACGAGGACTTCATGGTGAACGTCCTCGCGATGGACGTGGTCCCCGGCCGCAAGACCGTCAAGGAGCGGTTCGCGGGGGCGATCAACACCCTCACCCTGGAAGGGATGATGGGGGACGGCAAGGCGCTGCAGATGGCGACCAGTCATGAGCTGGGCCAGAACTTCGCGAAGGCGTTCCACACGTCGTACCTGTCGAAGGAGGGCACCCAGGAGCTGGTGTGGCAGACGTCGTGGGGGTCGACGACCCGCATGATCGGGGCGCTGGTGATGATGCACGGCGACGACGACGGTCTGCGGGTGCCGCCGCGGCTGGCGCAGATCCAGGTCGTGGTGCTGGCGATCAAGGGGGACGAGGCGGTTCTGGCCGCGGTCCGTGAGCTGGGCGACCGGTTGCGGGCGGCGGGTGTCCGGGTGCGGGTGGACGACCGTACGGACGTGCCGTTCGGGCGGCGCGCGGTGGACTGGGAGCTGAAGGGGGTGCCGGTGCGGGTCGAGATCGGGCCCCGTGACCTGGAGAACGGCACGGCGATGGTGGCCCGCCGGATCCCGGGCGGGAAGGAGCCGGTGGCCGTCGACCGGTTGGTGGAGCTGGTGCCGGGGATGCTGGAGGAGGACCAGGCGCTGCTGCTGCGGCAGTCCCGGGAGCGCCGGGAGTCGCGGACGACGGAGGTGTCCACGGCCGAGGAGGCGGTGGAGGCGGCCGTGTCCGGCGGCTGGGCGCGTATTCCGTGGGCGACGCTCGGCGAGGAGGGCGAGGCCCGGCTGGCCGAGCACGCGGTGACCGTACGGTGTCTGGTCGCCGAGGACGGGTCGGTGCCGGACGACGGGGACGCTCCGGGTAACGTCGCGGTCGTCGCGCGCGCTTACTGAGACGGGGCCCTCCGCCGGGAGCGCGGCCGAAACACCTCTTGCGCCCCTGCCGAACGTCCTCACCCCGGCGCGCGGACATCGTCTACGCGCCGGGGCGTACGGCGGACTACGCACCACCTTGTGGTGAGCTGTGAGGCTTCTCCGCAGATCAGCGCACCCGCCCTCGTCTCCACGCATCAGCGGCAACTGACGGGTACGTGCAAATTATTTGAGATGCCCCGGAATAGGAACACGGGGGCACCTCCGCTCGTTGTCATTACGTGAGCACGACACAGACACCACCTGTTCTCGCCGCAGAGCTGGCACAGGCGTGGGCCGACATTCAGCGGTACCACCCCGAGCTGCCGGACCTTGCCGCGCCAGAATCCCTGATCGGGGAGTCGTCGTCCGCCTGCGGTCACGAGCTCTCCTTCGAGCGACTGCTTCATGAGGCAGTCCATGGCATCGCCGCGTCCCGCGGCGTCCGCGACACCTCCCGCGCCGGCCGCTACCACAACCGCAGATTCCTCGCGATCGCCGAGGAGCTGGGCCTGGACCATCCCGAGGAACCGCACCCGAGCAGCGGTTTCTCCCTGGTCACGCTCAACCCCGAGGCCAAGCGCCGCTACCGTCCGACGATCGAGCGCCTCCAGCGGGCCCTCAAGGCCCACACCGCGGCCACCTCCGCCGACAACACCAGCCGTACCTTCCGCGGCCCCGCGGCCCGTCACGGGTCCTCCGGTGGCGGGGTGCGGGTCAAGGCCGTCTGCGACTGCGGTCGCAACGTCCGGGTGGTGCCGTCGGTCCTGGCCCAGGCCCCGATCGTGTGCGGCGGCTGCGGCAAGCCGTTCCGCATCCCGGAGATCGCGGGGGCGGCGTA encodes:
- a CDS encoding ammonium transporter; its protein translation is MASAITLAADAPTLSSANTGFMLICSALVMLMTPGLAFFYGGMVRVKSTLNMLMMSFISLGIVTILWVLYGFSLAFGTDSGSVIGWNSDWVGLSNIGLTELWDGYTIPVFVFLIFQMMFAILTPALISGALADRVKFTAWALFIALWVTVVYFPVAHWVWGAGGWAYELGVIDFAGGTAVHINAGAAALGVILVIGKRVGFKKDPMRPHSLPLVMLGAALLWFGWFGFNAGSWLGNDDGVGALMFVNTQVATGAAVLGWLIYEKIRHGAFTTLGAASGAVSGLVAITPAGGAVSPLGAIAVGAIAGVLCAAAVGLKYKFGYDDSLDVVGVHLVGGVIGSLLIGFFATGKGQSDVEGLFYGGGLDQFWKQCAGVFGVLAYSLVVSAIIAFLLHKTIGMRVSEDEEVAGIDQAEHAETAYDFSGAGGGAARTTAVPAPVADASKKVDA
- a CDS encoding P-II family nitrogen regulator; its protein translation is MKLITAVVKPHRLDEIKEALQAFGVHGLTVTEASGYGRQRGHTEVYRGAEYTVDLVPKIRIEVLAEDDDAEQLIDVIVKAARTGKIGDGKVWSLPVETAVRVRTGERGPDAL
- a CDS encoding [protein-PII] uridylyltransferase, which produces MTSTDMRNDAEDSGPSGYAAARLRLLTEEARSGPPRRAALSRLTDEWLTGLFTAGAEDLRGVSLVAVGGYGRGELSPRSDLDLLLLHDGGDGKAVAALADRLWYPVWDLGLALDHSVRTPAEARRTASEDLKVQLGLLDARHLAGDLGLTSALRTTVLADWRNQAPKRLPELQELCAERAERQGELQYLLEPDLKEARGGLRDATALRAVAASWVADAPREGLDDARRRLLDVRDALHLATGRATDRLALQEQDQVAAELGLLDADTLLRQVYEAARVVSYASDVTWREVGRVLRSRAVRPRLRAMLGGGKPVAERSPLAEGVVEQDGEVVLARAARPERDPVLPLRAAAAAAQAGLPLSLHAVRRLAATVRPLPTPWPAEAREQLVTLLGSGPPTIEVWEALEAEGLITRLLPDWERVRCRPQRNAVHIWTVDRHLIETAVRASEFTRRVSRPDLLLVAALLHDIGKGWPGDHSVAGEIIVKDVAARIGFDRADVTVLSTLVRHHLLLVETATRRDLEDPATVRSVAEAVGSQSTLELLHALTEADALATGPAAWSTWRASLVTDLVKRVAAVLAGDEPDEPATAAATAEQERLAIEAVATGSPVLALRAQTEPPADDTEQPPGDPEPLGVELLIAVPDREGVLPAVAGVLAVHRLTVRTAELRALDLPDGVEGSVLLLNWRVAAEYGSLPQAARLRADLVRALDGTLDIAGRLAERDAAYPRRRGVIAPPPRVTVAPAASRHATVIEVRAQDAPGLLFRIGTALDDAGVRVRSMHVSTLGANAVDAFYVTGSDGSPLPGEEATTVARKLEETLRA
- the ffh gene encoding signal recognition particle protein — translated: MFDTLSDRLSATFKNLRGKGRLSEADIDATAREIRIALLEADVALPVVRTFIKNVKERALGSEVSKALNPAQQVLKIVNDELVTILGGETRRLRFAKQPPTVIMLAGLQGAGKTTLAGKLGRWLKEQGHSPLLVACDLQRPNAVNQLSVVAERAGVAVYAPQPGNGVGDPVQVAKDSIEFAKTRVHDIVIVDTAGRLGIDQELMQQAADIRDAVSPDEILFVVDAMIGQDAVNTAESFRDGVGFDGVVLSKLDGDARGGAALSIRQITGKPIMFASNGEKLDDFDAFHPDRMASRILDMGDLLTLIEQAEKTFSQEEAEKMASKLASKKGQDFTLDDFLAQMEQVRKMGSISKLLGMLPGMGQIKDQINNLDERDVDRTAAIIKSMTPGERQDPTIINGSRRARIAKGSGVEVSAVKGLVERFFEARKMMSRMAQGGGMPGMPGIPGMGGGPGRQKKQPKQAKGKQRSGNPMKRKQQEEEAARRREAGAQGGNAFGLPQQGAQDFELPDEFKKFMG
- the ftsH gene encoding ATP-dependent zinc metalloprotease FtsH, with the translated sequence MGNAVPPRRAAPDQPWRTEGTPEEPPRRSGGRRMRGRWWGLAVTAVIVFLAVYIGLNYLDSGDEPTISYTEFSRQVDEGNVEKIYSKGDAIQGQLKEAREDPDGDGEYTRFETQRPAFADDDLWQSLDRQDVTVTARPVVQQRGLLPNLLLSLVPIVILVAVWIFFARRFGGGPGGAGGMLGRKTPPKPVELLPGTQRTTFADVAGIDEVKGELDDVVDFLEHPDVYRRMGAKMPRGVLLAGSPGTGKTLLARAVAGEAGVPFFSASASEFIEMIVGVGASRVRELFAEARKVAPSIIFIDEIDTIGRVRGAGASVSGHDEREQTLNQILTEMDGFSGSEGVVVIAATNRADILDPALTRPGRFDRVVNVSPPDRGGREAILRIHTRDIPLSADVDLTQVARTTPGMTGADLANLANEAALIAVKRKQKQVTASDLSEALEKVQLGAERTLVMPEEDRRRTAYHESGHALLGMLQTGADPVRKITIVPRGRALGVTLSTPEVERYAHSEEYLRGRIIGALGGMAAEHEVYGVVTTGAENDLEQVSNIARGMVARWGMSPRVGRLSALPSDAQQAYGLSAAPATLDAIDHEMRRIVDECYEEACRKLRDHRAQLDALAEALLENETLEEAEAYRIAGITRLSKSET
- a CDS encoding class I SAM-dependent methyltransferase; this translates as MTPVLVRQHLSHAGPVPRADQGARARDWSEIQERMLVPLYEAVHQRLDVGPETRLLALGCGSGLALVMAASRGAALTGVEPSSPARLALARERLLPDRPDGPHNGGTHPRTGIRLTDRLPADRPDPRTPAHTLVTAFEPIGRVAGDAEALTALLTAATPLARRGAPVVLTGWGPPERCATTAVLRVAARLAEQDRGTVRLRPALRDDLEEVAQRAGLRPDGSGRVACPFGYADLDSALKGLLSTGLFDAAVTATDQAQVEKELTEALHPYRRPDGTVWMPNVFRYLIARTP
- the proS gene encoding proline--tRNA ligase — translated: MAKAPVLTPRADDFPRWYQDLINKAELADNGPVRGTMVIRPYGYGLWERMQAEMDARIKETGTQNAYFPLLIPQSYLAREADHVEGFAPELAVVTHGGGKELEEPAVVRPTSEMIVNDYFSKWVQSYRDLPLLINQWANVVRWELRPRLFLRTSEFLWQEGHTAHATYEDARDFAAHIHRRVYEDFMVNVLAMDVVPGRKTVKERFAGAINTLTLEGMMGDGKALQMATSHELGQNFAKAFHTSYLSKEGTQELVWQTSWGSTTRMIGALVMMHGDDDGLRVPPRLAQIQVVVLAIKGDEAVLAAVRELGDRLRAAGVRVRVDDRTDVPFGRRAVDWELKGVPVRVEIGPRDLENGTAMVARRIPGGKEPVAVDRLVELVPGMLEEDQALLLRQSRERRESRTTEVSTAEEAVEAAVSGGWARIPWATLGEEGEARLAEHAVTVRCLVAEDGSVPDDGDAPGNVAVVARAY